The following are encoded in a window of Scophthalmus maximus strain ysfricsl-2021 chromosome 2, ASM2237912v1, whole genome shotgun sequence genomic DNA:
- the LOC118300218 gene encoding rap1 GTPase-activating protein 2-like isoform X7: protein MRCSVTDGNATMSHDHCKQDLLTISNDPVADCPPSPPRTAPPTMKSAHFFDLMEDDYIPYPRIEEVLERGGPYPQVILPEFGGYWIEDPEAPPTSLGSRSGEEEEEEEEEEEDTAAGDYGYRLEETNEAPRSYRKHFLGREHLNFSCSLSSLGNLLLSVRHEQEQEQEHLHVIVRSRLKSVYHRLSLSELPDIPSVPELAKLLCDEAAGLRFSPVLYPKASQLIVNYDEHEVNNTFKFGVVFQRFGQVSEEELFRNNEETSAFTEFLQLLGETVELQDFKGFRGGLDVSHGQTGSQSIYTVHRRQEIMFHVSTKLPFTEGDAQQLQRKRHIGNDIVAVVFQEEATPFVPDMIASNFLHAFVLVQAEEPCSDNTTYKVSVTAREDVPPFGPPLPNPAVFTKGPEFREFLLTKLINAELSCYKSDRFARLEERTRAALLDTLHDELHRRSQSMLGITSGPEDEGRGENGHAHGGLLESIKRAMRGRSVSMETMSRGAAGLPTSLSGGGLAHISTECNVRSPVKRRSGLFPRLLSVDSQTEKHNQRSLYSEQRSFDGCQPTLEVRSELPSNPSSPEAGKLDRIHMRKESSKISRSTSSTCSFSLAADDTHLVAQAAEGQSSSPLIVCRSPTEMRNKNSPRSNLKFRFDKLNHSAAQGH, encoded by the exons GACGACTACATTCCGTATCCGAGGATCGAGGAG gtgttgGAGAGGGGGGGCCCGTACCCTCAGGTGATCCTGCCTGAGTTCGGAGGTTACTGGATCGAGGATCCCGAGGCTCCTCCCACCTCGCTGGGGAGCAGgtcgggggaggaggaggaggaggaggaggaggaggaagaagacacaGCCGCAGGGGATTATGGGTACCGCCTGGAGGAGACCAACGAGGCGCCGCGGTCGTACAGGAAGCACTTCTTGGGCAGG GAACATTTAAACTTCTCCTGTTCGCTCAGCTCTCTGGGaaacctgctgctgtctgtgagacacgagcaggagcaggagcaggagcaccTCCACGTCATcgtcag GTCTCGGCTGAAAAGCGTTTATCACAGATTGTCACTGTCCGAGCTGCCGGACATCCCCAGTGTCCCAGAGCTGGCaaag ctgctgtgtgACGAGGCGGCAGGTCTGCGCTTCAGTCCCGTCCTCTACCCGAAG GCGTCGCAGCTGATCGTCAACTACGACGAGCACGAGGTCAACAACACCTTCAAGTTCGGAGTCGTCTTCCAGAGGTTTGGACAG GtgtcggaggaggagctgtTCAGGAACAACGAGGAGACGTCGGCCTTCACCGagtttctgcagctgctgggagagacagtggagctgcaggactTTAAAGG GTTCCGGGGGGGTCTGGACGTGTCCCACGGTCAAACGGGCTCTCAGTCCATCTACACCGTCCACAGGCGGCAGGAGATCATGTTCCACGTCTCCACCAAACTGCCGTTCACTGAGGGAGACGCACAGCAG CTTCAGAGGAAACGTCACATAGGAAACGACATTGTGGCGGTGGTGTTCCAAGAGGAGGCCACGCCCTTCGTCCCCGACATGATCGCCTCCAACTTCCTCCACGCCTTCGTCCTGGTGCAGGCGGAGGAGCCGTGTTCTGACAACACCACCTACAAG gtgtccGTCACAGCACGAGAAGACGTCCCTCCGTTTGGCCCGCCCCTCCCGAATCCGGCCGTCTTTACGAAG gGTCCAGAGTTCAGGGAGTTTCTTCTCACGAAGCTCATCAACGCAGAGTTGTCCTGCTACAAGAGCGACCGCTTCGCCCGACTGGAG GAGCGTACCCGCGCCGCCCTGCTGGACACCCTCCACGACGAGCTGCACAGACGCTCCCAGAGCATGCTGGGTATTACATCGGGTCCTGAGGATGAGGGTCGGGGTGAGAACGGACACGCCCACGGAGGACTGCTGGAGTCCATCAAG AGGGCGATGCGAGGACGGAGCGTCTCCATGGAGACGATGTCCCGGGGCGCGGCGGGTCTGCCCACCAGTCTGAGTGGCGGGGGTCTGGCTCACATCAGCACagag TGTAACGTGAGATCCCCGGTGAAGCGGCGCTCGGGGCTTTTCCCTCGTCTGCTGAGTGTCGACAGTCAAACGGAGAAACACAACCAGAGAAG TCTCTACAGCGAGCAGAGGAGCTTCGACGGCTGCCAGCCCACACTGGAGGTGAGGTCAGAGTTGCCGTCCAATCCCAGCTCTCCAGAGGCGGGAAAACTGGACAG GATTCACATGAGGAAGGAGAGCAGTAAGATTTCCAGATCGACGTCCAGCACCTGCAGCTTCAGCCTCGCAGCTGACGACACTCACCTG gtCGCTCAGGCTGCAGAGGGTCAAAGTTCAAGTCCGCTCATCGTCTGCCGCAGCCCCACAG agatgagaaataaaaactcTCCCAGATCCAACCTCAAGTTTCGATTCGACAAGCTGAACCACTCTGCTGCA CAGGGTCATTAG
- the LOC118300218 gene encoding rap1 GTPase-activating protein 2-like isoform X6 — MLRRKRSVSFGGFGWIDKSTVSALRARKQDLLTISNDPVADCPPSPPRTAPPTMKSAHFFDLMEDDYIPYPRIEEVLERGGPYPQVILPEFGGYWIEDPEAPPTSLGSRSGEEEEEEEEEEEDTAAGDYGYRLEETNEAPRSYRKHFLGREHLNFSCSLSSLGNLLLSVRHEQEQEQEHLHVIVRSRLKSVYHRLSLSELPDIPSVPELAKLLCDEAAGLRFSPVLYPKASQLIVNYDEHEVNNTFKFGVVFQRFGQVSEEELFRNNEETSAFTEFLQLLGETVELQDFKGFRGGLDVSHGQTGSQSIYTVHRRQEIMFHVSTKLPFTEGDAQQLQRKRHIGNDIVAVVFQEEATPFVPDMIASNFLHAFVLVQAEEPCSDNTTYKVSVTAREDVPPFGPPLPNPAVFTKGPEFREFLLTKLINAELSCYKSDRFARLEERTRAALLDTLHDELHRRSQSMLGITSGPEDEGRGENGHAHGGLLESIKRAMRGRSVSMETMSRGAAGLPTSLSGGGLAHISTECNVRSPVKRRSGLFPRLLSVDSQTEKHNQRSLYSEQRSFDGCQPTLEVRSELPSNPSSPEAGKLDRIHMRKESSKISRSTSSTCSFSLAADDTHLVAQAAEGQSSSPLIVCRSPTEMRNKNSPRSNLKFRFDKLNHSAAQGH; from the exons GACGACTACATTCCGTATCCGAGGATCGAGGAG gtgttgGAGAGGGGGGGCCCGTACCCTCAGGTGATCCTGCCTGAGTTCGGAGGTTACTGGATCGAGGATCCCGAGGCTCCTCCCACCTCGCTGGGGAGCAGgtcgggggaggaggaggaggaggaggaggaggaggaagaagacacaGCCGCAGGGGATTATGGGTACCGCCTGGAGGAGACCAACGAGGCGCCGCGGTCGTACAGGAAGCACTTCTTGGGCAGG GAACATTTAAACTTCTCCTGTTCGCTCAGCTCTCTGGGaaacctgctgctgtctgtgagacacgagcaggagcaggagcaggagcaccTCCACGTCATcgtcag GTCTCGGCTGAAAAGCGTTTATCACAGATTGTCACTGTCCGAGCTGCCGGACATCCCCAGTGTCCCAGAGCTGGCaaag ctgctgtgtgACGAGGCGGCAGGTCTGCGCTTCAGTCCCGTCCTCTACCCGAAG GCGTCGCAGCTGATCGTCAACTACGACGAGCACGAGGTCAACAACACCTTCAAGTTCGGAGTCGTCTTCCAGAGGTTTGGACAG GtgtcggaggaggagctgtTCAGGAACAACGAGGAGACGTCGGCCTTCACCGagtttctgcagctgctgggagagacagtggagctgcaggactTTAAAGG GTTCCGGGGGGGTCTGGACGTGTCCCACGGTCAAACGGGCTCTCAGTCCATCTACACCGTCCACAGGCGGCAGGAGATCATGTTCCACGTCTCCACCAAACTGCCGTTCACTGAGGGAGACGCACAGCAG CTTCAGAGGAAACGTCACATAGGAAACGACATTGTGGCGGTGGTGTTCCAAGAGGAGGCCACGCCCTTCGTCCCCGACATGATCGCCTCCAACTTCCTCCACGCCTTCGTCCTGGTGCAGGCGGAGGAGCCGTGTTCTGACAACACCACCTACAAG gtgtccGTCACAGCACGAGAAGACGTCCCTCCGTTTGGCCCGCCCCTCCCGAATCCGGCCGTCTTTACGAAG gGTCCAGAGTTCAGGGAGTTTCTTCTCACGAAGCTCATCAACGCAGAGTTGTCCTGCTACAAGAGCGACCGCTTCGCCCGACTGGAG GAGCGTACCCGCGCCGCCCTGCTGGACACCCTCCACGACGAGCTGCACAGACGCTCCCAGAGCATGCTGGGTATTACATCGGGTCCTGAGGATGAGGGTCGGGGTGAGAACGGACACGCCCACGGAGGACTGCTGGAGTCCATCAAG AGGGCGATGCGAGGACGGAGCGTCTCCATGGAGACGATGTCCCGGGGCGCGGCGGGTCTGCCCACCAGTCTGAGTGGCGGGGGTCTGGCTCACATCAGCACagag TGTAACGTGAGATCCCCGGTGAAGCGGCGCTCGGGGCTTTTCCCTCGTCTGCTGAGTGTCGACAGTCAAACGGAGAAACACAACCAGAGAAG TCTCTACAGCGAGCAGAGGAGCTTCGACGGCTGCCAGCCCACACTGGAGGTGAGGTCAGAGTTGCCGTCCAATCCCAGCTCTCCAGAGGCGGGAAAACTGGACAG GATTCACATGAGGAAGGAGAGCAGTAAGATTTCCAGATCGACGTCCAGCACCTGCAGCTTCAGCCTCGCAGCTGACGACACTCACCTG gtCGCTCAGGCTGCAGAGGGTCAAAGTTCAAGTCCGCTCATCGTCTGCCGCAGCCCCACAG agatgagaaataaaaactcTCCCAGATCCAACCTCAAGTTTCGATTCGACAAGCTGAACCACTCTGCTGCA CAGGGTCATTAG
- the LOC118300218 gene encoding rap1 GTPase-activating protein 2-like isoform X8, protein MLRRKRSVSFGGFGCKQDLLTISNDPVADCPPSPPRTAPPTMKSAHFFDLMEDDYIPYPRIEEVLERGGPYPQVILPEFGGYWIEDPEAPPTSLGSRSGEEEEEEEEEEEDTAAGDYGYRLEETNEAPRSYRKHFLGREHLNFSCSLSSLGNLLLSVRHEQEQEQEHLHVIVRSRLKSVYHRLSLSELPDIPSVPELAKLLCDEAAGLRFSPVLYPKASQLIVNYDEHEVNNTFKFGVVFQRFGQVSEEELFRNNEETSAFTEFLQLLGETVELQDFKGFRGGLDVSHGQTGSQSIYTVHRRQEIMFHVSTKLPFTEGDAQQLQRKRHIGNDIVAVVFQEEATPFVPDMIASNFLHAFVLVQAEEPCSDNTTYKVSVTAREDVPPFGPPLPNPAVFTKGPEFREFLLTKLINAELSCYKSDRFARLEERTRAALLDTLHDELHRRSQSMLGITSGPEDEGRGENGHAHGGLLESIKRAMRGRSVSMETMSRGAAGLPTSLSGGGLAHISTECNVRSPVKRRSGLFPRLLSVDSQTEKHNQRSLYSEQRSFDGCQPTLEVRSELPSNPSSPEAGKLDRIHMRKESSKISRSTSSTCSFSLAADDTHLVAQAAEGQSSSPLIVCRSPTEMRNKNSPRSNLKFRFDKLNHSAAQGH, encoded by the exons GACGACTACATTCCGTATCCGAGGATCGAGGAG gtgttgGAGAGGGGGGGCCCGTACCCTCAGGTGATCCTGCCTGAGTTCGGAGGTTACTGGATCGAGGATCCCGAGGCTCCTCCCACCTCGCTGGGGAGCAGgtcgggggaggaggaggaggaggaggaggaggaggaagaagacacaGCCGCAGGGGATTATGGGTACCGCCTGGAGGAGACCAACGAGGCGCCGCGGTCGTACAGGAAGCACTTCTTGGGCAGG GAACATTTAAACTTCTCCTGTTCGCTCAGCTCTCTGGGaaacctgctgctgtctgtgagacacgagcaggagcaggagcaggagcaccTCCACGTCATcgtcag GTCTCGGCTGAAAAGCGTTTATCACAGATTGTCACTGTCCGAGCTGCCGGACATCCCCAGTGTCCCAGAGCTGGCaaag ctgctgtgtgACGAGGCGGCAGGTCTGCGCTTCAGTCCCGTCCTCTACCCGAAG GCGTCGCAGCTGATCGTCAACTACGACGAGCACGAGGTCAACAACACCTTCAAGTTCGGAGTCGTCTTCCAGAGGTTTGGACAG GtgtcggaggaggagctgtTCAGGAACAACGAGGAGACGTCGGCCTTCACCGagtttctgcagctgctgggagagacagtggagctgcaggactTTAAAGG GTTCCGGGGGGGTCTGGACGTGTCCCACGGTCAAACGGGCTCTCAGTCCATCTACACCGTCCACAGGCGGCAGGAGATCATGTTCCACGTCTCCACCAAACTGCCGTTCACTGAGGGAGACGCACAGCAG CTTCAGAGGAAACGTCACATAGGAAACGACATTGTGGCGGTGGTGTTCCAAGAGGAGGCCACGCCCTTCGTCCCCGACATGATCGCCTCCAACTTCCTCCACGCCTTCGTCCTGGTGCAGGCGGAGGAGCCGTGTTCTGACAACACCACCTACAAG gtgtccGTCACAGCACGAGAAGACGTCCCTCCGTTTGGCCCGCCCCTCCCGAATCCGGCCGTCTTTACGAAG gGTCCAGAGTTCAGGGAGTTTCTTCTCACGAAGCTCATCAACGCAGAGTTGTCCTGCTACAAGAGCGACCGCTTCGCCCGACTGGAG GAGCGTACCCGCGCCGCCCTGCTGGACACCCTCCACGACGAGCTGCACAGACGCTCCCAGAGCATGCTGGGTATTACATCGGGTCCTGAGGATGAGGGTCGGGGTGAGAACGGACACGCCCACGGAGGACTGCTGGAGTCCATCAAG AGGGCGATGCGAGGACGGAGCGTCTCCATGGAGACGATGTCCCGGGGCGCGGCGGGTCTGCCCACCAGTCTGAGTGGCGGGGGTCTGGCTCACATCAGCACagag TGTAACGTGAGATCCCCGGTGAAGCGGCGCTCGGGGCTTTTCCCTCGTCTGCTGAGTGTCGACAGTCAAACGGAGAAACACAACCAGAGAAG TCTCTACAGCGAGCAGAGGAGCTTCGACGGCTGCCAGCCCACACTGGAGGTGAGGTCAGAGTTGCCGTCCAATCCCAGCTCTCCAGAGGCGGGAAAACTGGACAG GATTCACATGAGGAAGGAGAGCAGTAAGATTTCCAGATCGACGTCCAGCACCTGCAGCTTCAGCCTCGCAGCTGACGACACTCACCTG gtCGCTCAGGCTGCAGAGGGTCAAAGTTCAAGTCCGCTCATCGTCTGCCGCAGCCCCACAG agatgagaaataaaaactcTCCCAGATCCAACCTCAAGTTTCGATTCGACAAGCTGAACCACTCTGCTGCA CAGGGTCATTAG
- the ncbp3 gene encoding nuclear cap-binding protein subunit 3, whose product MAAVRSLRVSVKSDSGSDRSESDSDSGSDRDAREAEPMEVEEGELQVEDISVNRSLKELLPDTSRRYENKAGAFITGIDVNSKEAIEKKEKRAQRFHFHGEERVGQRNVFLDKDIMKKAIPRLRMEAIYVTGVDDMSTQDVFGYFKEYPPAHIEWIDDATCNVVWLDDDTSIRALINASRMPDPEAVTTETESTDEPGEPSKGRQGQGLDDDDEEEGEVEEDEEQTAKKSSSEEIEGKDIDGEVEPHEETKAEGGQMDDLSRAERESLLRNDLRPAIKPFKGNKLLLRFATQEDKKEMGAARRSRYYMKYGNPNYGGMKGILSNSWKRRFHTRRIQRDVIKTKKPLIGDSMGHTPPYTHRHSADLVNLPEEPIKEEEEEEEDDGGDEDMEEDDRVVEYKERGERSSGSSRPLGAGLRSRAERSPSPWSESDEMDYDLELKMISTPSPKKTKKMTMYADELDTHLKGIRNRVGGSGSRSRSKSSSPPKVTDVRQLLEEKKRQGQRQGQGQGQGQPPPVTSGGKKDVRQRLGKRRYSPDRERSPSPVSPRETPPAREPIRDIHRRLGVASQDNRGEPSTSSKDRKTGGLWSRLGSANDDDSATAGRHDRRPSSLFSSSSSGRGGDGGRRRRDDGEEEKKEKEAGEEEEDDSTLQEMWGAIIKQKQERLTHKTKKSRLDNLPSLQIEISRDSSDDSDA is encoded by the exons ATGGCGGCCGTGCGCAGCTTACGGGTGTCGGTGAAATCAGACAGCGGCTCTGACCGCTCGGAATCGGACTCTGACTCCGGGTCGGACCGGGATGCGCGAGAAGCCGAGccgatggaggtggaggagggcgaGCTGCAGGTCGAGGACATCTCCGTCAACCGCTCCCTGAAGGAGCTGCTGCCG GACACGAGCCGGAGATATGAGAACAAAGCCGGGGCCTTCATCACTGGGATCGACGTCAACTCCAAG gAGGCGattgagaagaaagagaagcgAGCGCAACGTTTCCATTTCCACGGCGAGGAGAGAGTCGGACAGAGGAACGTTTTCCTCGACAAAGACATCATGAAGAAAG CCATCCCCAGACTGCGCATGGAGGCGATCTACGTGACGGGCGTGGACGACATGAGCACACAGGACGTCTTCGGATATTTTAAGGAATATCCTCCAGCGCACATTGAGTGGATCGATGACGCTACCT GTAACGTGGTTTGGCTGGATGACGACACGTCCATCCGAGCCCTCATCAACGCCAGCCGGATGCCCGACCCGGAGGCCGTCACCACGGAGACGGAGAGCACTGACGAGCCGGGGGAACCGAGCAAAG GTCGCCAGGGTCAGGGGTTGGACgatgacgacgaggaggagggcgaggtggaggaggatgaggagcaaacggcgaagaagagcagcagcgagGAGATCGAGGGGAAGGACATCGACGGAGAGGTGGAGCCTCACGAGGAGACGAAGGCGGAGGGCGGTCAG atgGACGACCTGTCGCGAGCAGAGAGAGAATCTCTGCTGAGAAACGACCTGCGGCCGGCGATCAAACCCTTCAAAGGAAACAAACTCCTCCTGCGCTTCGCCACACAAG AGGATAAGAAGGAGATGGGCGCCGCCCGACGCAGCAGATACTACATGAAGTACGGAAACCCCAACTACGGAGGCATGAAGGGAATCCTGAGCAACTCCTG GAAGCGGCGGTTTCACACCCGACGAATCCAACGAGACGTCATCAAGACCAAGAAGCCTCTGATCGGAGACAGCATGGGCCACACGCCGCCGTACACACACCGACACTCAG ccgaCCTAGTCAACCTGCCAGAGGAGCCcatcaaagaggaggaagaggaggaggaagacgacggcGGTGAcgaggacatggaggaggacgaTAGGGTCGTCGAGTACAAGGAGCGAGGGGAAAGGAGCAGCGGTAGCTCGCGCCcgctgggggcggggcttcgTAGCCGCGCGGAGCGCTCTCCGTCTCCTTGGTCGGAGTCGGACGAGATGGACTACGACCTGGAGCTGAAGATGATCTCCACGCCGTCCccgaagaagacgaagaagatgaCGATGTACGCCGACGAGCTGGATACTCACCTGAAGGGCATCAG GAACCGTGTCGGCGGGTCGGGATCAAGGAGCAGGAGCAAATCCTCGTCGCCCCCCAAAGTGACGGACGTCcggcagctgctggaggagaagaaaagacagGGACAGAGGCAGGGGCAGGGACAGGGGCAGGGACAGCCCCCTCCGGTGACCagcggaggaaaaaaag ACGTACGGCAGAGGCTGGGCAAGAGACGGTACTCCCCCGACAGAGAAcgctccccctcccccgtctctcccAGAGAGACTCCCCCGGCcagagaaccaatcagagacattCATCGCAGACTGGGCGTGGCCAGCCAGGACAACAGAGGCGAGCCCTCCACCTCGTCCAAGGACAGGAAGACGG GCGGCCTGTGGAGCAGACTCGGCTCCGCTAACGACGACGACAGCGCCACCGCTGGACGTCATGACCGCAGACCGAGCAGCCtgttctcctcgtcctcgtcagGGCGGGGAGGCGACGGCGgcaggaggagacgagacgacggagaggaggagaagaaggaaaaggaggcgggggaggaggaggaagacgactcCACGCTTCAGGAGATGTGGGGCGCCATCatcaaacagaaacaggagCGTCTGACCCACAAGACGAAGAAGAGCCGACTGGACAACCTGCCGTCGCTGCAGATCGAGATCAGCCGCGACAGCAGCGACGACTCCGACGCCtga